A stretch of DNA from Prochlorococcus marinus str. SB:
ATAAAATAAATTTTGAACTTAATAATGGAGAGAAATTAGCTATTGTTGGTCCCTCAGGTTCTGGTAAATCAACTATATTAAAAATATTAGCAGGATTAATTTTACCCACCAAAGGAGAATTAAGAATATTTGGCGAGAAACAAACATATTTGAGAATAGATCAAGATAATCCTCCTGATGTTAGATTAGTTTTTCAAAACCCAGCTTTATTAGGATCTTTAACTGTTGAAGAAAATGTAGGTTTTCTCCTCAAGAGAAACAAAAAACTATCAAAAAAGTCAATACATGAAATCGTATGTGATTGTTTAGGAGAGGTTGGGTTATTTAATGTTGAGAATAAACTTCCAAATGAATTAAGTGGAGGCATGCAAAAAAGAGTGAGTTTTGCTAGAGCTTTAATTACTGATAAAACTCTTAATGCAAAAACTAAACCTCTTTTACTTTTTGATGAACCAACTGCAGGCCTAGATCCAATTGCCTCTTCAAGAATTGAAGATTTAATTAATAAAACAAATGATAAAGCTAGCGGATCATCTATTGTGGTTAGCCATGTTCTTAGTACTATAGAAAGGACTTCAGATAAAGTTTTAATGCTTTATGGGGGTAAATTTAGATGGGCAGGTTCAATTGATGAATTTAAAGAGAGTAATGATCCCTATGTATTTCAATTTCGGCATGGAAAACTCGATGGTCCAATGCAACCTAA
This window harbors:
- a CDS encoding ABC transporter ATP-binding protein, with protein sequence MKKSNNAVETKDLSISWGEVNVLNKINFELNNGEKLAIVGPSGSGKSTILKILAGLILPTKGELRIFGEKQTYLRIDQDNPPDVRLVFQNPALLGSLTVEENVGFLLKRNKKLSKKSIHEIVCDCLGEVGLFNVENKLPNELSGGMQKRVSFARALITDKTLNAKTKPLLLFDEPTAGLDPIASSRIEDLINKTNDKASGSSIVVSHVLSTIERTSDKVLMLYGGKFRWAGSIDEFKESNDPYVFQFRHGKLDGPMQPKDI